One genomic segment of Plasmodium gaboni strain SY75 chromosome Unknown, whole genome shotgun sequence includes these proteins:
- a CDS encoding putative CorA-like Mg2+ transporter protein, translated as MSDEGKLKKPLLNINEKDEELKEYKQIEDYNSKLGIVSNFNENVEMKNIMQRNETNLKDESSYMDYMKRGFKRNNSEEYRTYNNISDEDNVKDCKESKGIRESFLYSNKYIFSYMKDNREEYMKSDDFKIRIKCFNKYLKYEVHKIYNGEDTPYTLQSHELLKMVHKIKGETTPENSSGLAQYRDIRQLLSNNTTTRFDISPKRNCVLINLPYRKCIIFKDFLLYIPTFTNSPIPEIAEKEEKMCKYFIENSKVISLIKDSLPFEILILEAIFVDISEELKNEIEPVICEAEKLFEIISNNLSIYKCINKLTDMRRKLKIIDEKVQSVYKSIHGVLNNDDDVRRLEVSYFWDKPELWEKSDPTPNNEDTEMLLEYYCHEIEEFLKIIHRTDQSLDDVLQMVELNLDDARNNVLKLELGLKIYGIIITVVGTIAAIFGMNLKNGFESDQYVFWSLAFSLMFITIMCLFYVVVSFKKVKI; from the coding sequence ATGTCTGATGAAGGAAAATTAAAGAAACCTTTACTCAATATAAATGAGAAGGATGAAGAACTAAAGGAGTATAAACAAATAGAAGACTATAATAGTAAGTTAGGTATTGTATCAAATTTTAATGAGAATGTTGaaatgaagaatataatgCAAAGGAATGAAACAAACCTTAAAGACGAAAGTAGTTATATGGATTATATGAAACGTGgatttaaaagaaataatagTGAAGAATATAGAAcatataacaatatatcAGATGAAGATAATGTAAAAGATTGTAAAGAATCAAAAGGAATAAGAGaatcttttttatatagtaataaatatatattttcttatatgAAAGATAATAGAGAAGAATATATGAAAAGCGATGATTTTAAAATACGaataaaatgttttaataaatatttaaaatatgaggttcataaaatatacaatgGAGAAGATACCCCATATACTTTACAATCTCATGAATTGTTAAAAATGgtacataaaataaaaggaGAAACAACACCAGAAAATTCTAGTGGTTTAGCTCAGTATAGAGATATAAGacaattattatcaaataaCACAACTACTAGATTTGATATATCTCCTAAAAGAAATTGTGTACTTATTAATTTACCTTATAgaaaatgtattatatttaaagaCTTTTTGTTGTATATCCCCACTTTTACTAACAGTCCAATACCTGAAATAGCTGAAAAGGAAGAGAAGATgtgtaaatattttattgaaAATTCAAAAgttatatcattaataaAAGATTCTTTACCTTTTgaaattttaattttggAAGCTATCTTTGTTGATATAAGTGAAGAATTGAAAAATGAAATTGAACCAGTGATATGTGAAGcagaaaaattatttgaaattataagtaataatttaagtatatacaaatgtataaataaattaacTGATATGAGAAggaaattaaaaataattgaTGAAAAAGTTCAAAGTGTATATAAATCTATTCATGGAgttttaaataatgatgatgatgtAAGAAGATTAGAAGTTTCATATTTCTGGGATAAACCAGAATTATGGGAAAAATCAGATCCTACTCCAAATAATGAAGATACAGAAATGTTGTTAGAATATTATTGTCATGAAATAGAAGAATTcttaaaaattatacatagGACAGATCAATCTTTGGATGATGTATTACAAATGGTTGAATTAAATTTAGATGATGCAAGAAATAATGTTTTGAAATTAGAATTAGgtttaaaaatatatggaaTTATAATAACTGTAGTTGGTACAATAGCTGCTATTTTTGGaatgaatttaaaaaatggTTTTGAAAGTGATCAGTATGTTTTTTGGTCACTAGCTTTTTCTTTAATGTTTATAACCATAATGTGT